CGGACGGCCTGACCCCATGTCGGAGAAGAGATGAGAAATCCAAACATCGTAAGAATAAGACCGATCCCCCATTGACGCTTCCTCATCCTATTCGCCTCCTTTCTTAGTTTTCCCATCATTAAACGGTTGACCCCGACTCTTCGTTTAAACCTTTTTCACGTAATGCCTGGCCAATAACCCGCTCGGTCTCACGCAGAGCATCAGGACGATGATCGCAAAGGCCACGACCGATTTGAACGAGAGGGAGACGTAGCCTCCGAAGAGATTTTCGATCACTCCCAGCAGGGCCCCTCCCAGGGCGGCTCCCGGAAGACTGGTCATCCCGCCGAGGACCCCCGAGGCGAAACCTTTGAGGAGGGGATCCATCATCATGGGGGGATCGAGCACGCCCAAGGCGGCGATGAGCATGCCCGCCACGGCTCCGACCATGGAGCTGAGAGCCCAGGTGAAGGAGTAGATCCATTTGGTCCGGATCCCCATGACGCGGGCCGCCAGTTGATTCTGTTGGGTGGCCCGCATGGCGATGCCCCATTTCGTATAACGAAAGAAGAGAAAGAGGATGAACATCAGGAAGAGGGAGACGATGATCGTCCAGAAGTTGATTTTGCTGATCACCAATCCCGAGAGGTTGTAGGTCTCGATGTTGGAGACCGGGAAGGGGAGGGATCTCTGGTCGGGACCCCATTTCCATCCCACAAATCCCATCAGGATCATTTCAAAGCCGAGGGTGATGATGATCAGACCGAGGACCGTCGGGTCTTTGGCACGCCTGAGGAAGGCAAATTCAAAGAAGACCGCCAGGAGGACGGCAAACAGGAGGGTGAGGGCCAGGGCGTAGGGGAAAGGGAGCTTATAGGTATCGAGGAGGGTGAAGGCAATGAAGGTGCTGATCATCGCCATCTCCCCCTGAGCAAAGTTGAGGACTTCGGAGGTCTTATAGATGATAACCATGGCCAGCGCCAGAAGGGCGTAACAGGCGCCCACCGCCAATCCGCTCACAATCAGTTGTCCCAGCATATTGGGCTCCGAGAAGCTATTCGAAATCCGACTTTGAGCCTTTTAAAAGGGCCAGGTCTTCCAGTATCGCTTGCAACGGATCCAGAATCCGAAGATTCCCAGCGGTTCAAAGAGGACGATGAGGATCATGATGAGGCCGTAAACGATGACCGCGATGTTTGAGATCCCTGCCATGCTCATGTATTTCTGGGAAAAAGCGACGAGGGCGGGCCCGATAAGAGAAATGTCCTGGATGGCTTGCAGTTTAATGTCGAGAAAGGTCATCAGGGCCGCTCCGCTGATGGACCCCATGATCGAGCCCAATCCACCGACGACCACCATCGCCAAAAAGGTGATCGACATGATGAGGTGGAAACTCTCCGGGTTGATGAAGCCCAGGATGAAGGCATAGAGGCCTCCTGCGATCCCGGTATAAAAAGCGCTCACGGCGAAGGCGAGGGTCTTGTAATAGGTGAGATTGACCCCCATGGCTTCGGCCGCGATGTCGCTGTCGCGAATGGCAATGAAGGCCCGGCCCACCCGGGTCTTCATCAACTTCACGGCACCGATGACCATGACCGTGGCGATGACCATGATCAGGTAATAAAAATGGAGATCTTTGATCGGCACCCCGAGGAATTCGAGTTTCGGGGCCTGCAGCCCCATCCGCCCACCGAAGAATTCGAGGTGTTTGATGGTCGTGGTCACCGCCATGCCGAACCCGAGGGTCGCGATGGCGAGGTAGGGCCCCTTCAGTCGCAGGGCCGGGAGCCCCAAGAGGAATCCAAAGGCAGAGGAAGCGAATCCCGCGAGGGGAAGGGCAACAAGAAGGGGAAGGTTCCACCTCGAGACCAGGATGACCGAAGCAAAAGCACCGATGGCGAAGAAGCCGGCATGTCCCATGGAGATCTGGCCGGTATATCCGACGAGGATGTTCAGGCCGACGGCGACGATGGCATGGACCGCGATCAGGTTGACGATATATAGGGAGAGGCCTAAAAGGTGATAGGTTTTGATGAGATAGGGCAAAAGGGCGAGAAAGAGGAGAAAGAGAAGGCTCCAGACCAGAATGGTGTTGCTCTTGAAAAGTTCGATGTCTTCATAATAGTTTCGTTTGATATCCACGAGACGTCAACCGATTAGGACGGATCCTTTATTTAAAATCGTTTTCCTCCAAGGCGTGATGTTATTATAGGCCTCGCCCAGCTTTTGTCAACTCTTTTTTTAAAGAAGTTCGGAGAGTTAACCCTCCCCTCATTTGACAAAGAGGAAGGGTTCCACTATAAAATAGTCCATTCGCGAAGAGAAGGGGAAGGGGGAGAAGGGCCGGTGGTGAAGTTCTTCGAGCTGATTCGAGGGGGAGGGGAGAGGGAGAGGGTCGCTCCGAAAGAGGAGAGGACCTACGAGGAACAGATGGATGAACTCACCTCCTGGAATATCGAGCATACGGACATCCTGAAGATTCTAAGGCAGGAGATTAACGAGGAAAGGTTGGCACGCTGGTCGGAGGCCCTGGAGAGAGGGGTTCGAAGGCATCTCGATCCCAAATGGGTCACCAACGAGGCAGCCCCTCTCATGGCGGTCTATCGTGACCTGTATCGATTTGTGAAGGAGATGAGGGTGAGGCTATTAGGGCACCCCTCGGTGCAGGGGATGAAATCCTTGGAGCGTTCCGATTCCCTGGTGGTTTGCATCCTGTGCGGGATTCGGGCGTTGCAGAAGGAGAGAGGGGCGAAACGGCCCATCGATACCCTCCAATGGATGATCCTCGAAAGGTATTTAGGATAACGCCCGGCTCCTTTAAGGGGTTGACATTTTGAAGCGGTTCAATAATAATTCAGCACGAGGGCGCTTAGTTCAGGGGGAGAACGCCTGCTTCACACGCAGGAAGTCAGAGGTTCAAATCCTCTAGCGCCCACCATCTCTTTCTCGATTCGCCTTGCCACTCGCAAGAGGGAAGCGATGTCCGGACATTCGAAATGGAGCACCATTAAACGGAAGAAAGGGGCGGCCGACGCCAAACGGGGAAAGCTCTTCACGAAGCTGATCCGGGAGATCATGGTCGCCGCCCGCGTGGGCGGGGGAGATATCAATGCCAACCCGAGGCTCCGAACCGCGGTCCAGGCTGCCAAGGCAGAGAACATGCCGAAAGAGAATATCGAACGGGCCATCAAAAAAGGGACCGGAGAGCTGGAGGGCGCCCATT
The sequence above is drawn from the Thermodesulfobacteriota bacterium genome and encodes:
- a CDS encoding branched-chain amino acid ABC transporter permease, with product MDIKRNYYEDIELFKSNTILVWSLLFLLFLALLPYLIKTYHLLGLSLYIVNLIAVHAIVAVGLNILVGYTGQISMGHAGFFAIGAFASVILVSRWNLPLLVALPLAGFASSAFGFLLGLPALRLKGPYLAIATLGFGMAVTTTIKHLEFFGGRMGLQAPKLEFLGVPIKDLHFYYLIMVIATVMVIGAVKLMKTRVGRAFIAIRDSDIAAEAMGVNLTYYKTLAFAVSAFYTGIAGGLYAFILGFINPESFHLIMSITFLAMVVVGGLGSIMGSISGAALMTFLDIKLQAIQDISLIGPALVAFSQKYMSMAGISNIAVIVYGLIMILIVLFEPLGIFGFWIRCKRYWKTWPF
- a CDS encoding branched-chain amino acid ABC transporter permease; the protein is MLGQLIVSGLAVGACYALLALAMVIIYKTSEVLNFAQGEMAMISTFIAFTLLDTYKLPFPYALALTLLFAVLLAVFFEFAFLRRAKDPTVLGLIIITLGFEMILMGFVGWKWGPDQRSLPFPVSNIETYNLSGLVISKINFWTIIVSLFLMFILFLFFRYTKWGIAMRATQQNQLAARVMGIRTKWIYSFTWALSSMVGAVAGMLIAALGVLDPPMMMDPLLKGFASGVLGGMTSLPGAALGGALLGVIENLFGGYVSLSFKSVVAFAIIVLMLCVRPSGLLARHYVKKV